In Corallococcus soli, the sequence CCGGGGCGTGCAGGGGTGCTTCTCCGTGCAGCCCACCACGGTGGACTTCGGCCTCAGCCGGCTGTCGTGCGGCGCGCGCACCCGCGAGTTCATGGCCTACAACGACTGTCCGGGCGACGTGAAGGTGACGGGCATGACGCTGGTGCAGCCCGGCCCGGAGTTCGCGGTGTCGGGGCCGCTGCCGGCCACGCTGCCGGCCGGGGCCCGGGTGAAGCTCACCGCGAAGTACACGCCGCGGGAGGAGGGGGACGACGCGGCGACGGTGCGCTTCACGCTGGCGGACGGCACCGTCTACAACGCGGGCCTGCTGGCGCGCGCGCTGTCGAAGACGGACCAGACCGACCGCTTCTTCCAGGAGGCGGAGGCGAAGGTGGACGTGCTCTTCGTCATCGACAACTCGGGCTCCATGATGGAGGAGCAGCAGAGCCTGGGGGCGAACTTCTCCGCCTTCCTCTCCGCCGCCACCGCCGCGCACGTGGACTACCGCATCGGCGTGACGACCACCGGCCTGGACCCTTCGCCGGGCGGCTGGTCCGAGTGCCCCGGCGGCGCGCTCGGCGGTGAGAACGGGCGCCTGTTCCCGGTGGACGGCTCCAGCCCGCGCATCATCACCCCGGAGACGCCCCACGCGGCCCAGGTCTTCGCCACCAACACGCAGGTGGGCGTGTGCCACTGGAACGAGCAGGGCCTGGACGCGGCGTGGCGCGCGCTGTCGGATCCGCTGCTCTACAACCTGGACGACCCGCGCACGCCGCAGTCGGCGGACGGCAACGGGGGCTTCCTGCGCCAGGACGCGAAGCTGGCCATCATCGCGCTGTCGGACGAGGAGGACTTCAGCTCGCAGCCGGTGGCCTTCTACGAGACGTACTTCCTGGCCCTCAAGGGCAACGACCCGGCGAAGGTGACCTTCAACGCGGTGGTGGGCCCGGAGGACCTCTCCACCTGCCCCACCTCCAGCAGCTCCGGCACCCGCTACATGGCGCTCGCCCAGAAGCTGGGGGGCGTGGTGGACAGCATCTGCACGCCCAACTGGGCCGCGTCGCTGGAGAAGCTGTCGGAGAGCGCCTTCGGCCCCAACCGCAACTTCCCCCTGACGCAGAAGCCCGCGGACGCCGGGGCCCTCACCGTCCGGGTGGACGGCGCGCCCGTGGCCGACGGGTGGACCTATGACGCGCGCACCAACGCGGTCATCTTCGACCGCCAGCGCGCCCCGATGCCCGGCGCCCTGGTGGAAGTCACCTATCCCCTGGGCTGCCCGTAGGCAGGGCGGCCATTCGTCCTTCATCGGGCAGACGCGGGGGCGGGTGACTCGACAGCGCGGGACGGGGGGCTTTGAGTTGGGGCATGCCGCAGGACTCCCTCCTCGTCGCCGCGCTGGGTGACATCCACGGACGCTTCCACCGGGTGGAGGCGTGGCTGGATGCGTTGGAGGCGGCGCGGGGACGCCGCGTGGACCTGGTGCTGGCGGTGGGCGACGTGGAGGCCTTCCGCCACGCGGACGACCACCGGCGCAAGGCCGCCAAGCGGGCCATGCCCGCGGAGTTCGCCGAGTACGCGGACGGCCTCAAGCGCGTGAAGCGGCCGCTGTACTTCATTGGCGGCAACAACGAGGACTTCGAGGCGCTGCACGACCTGCCGGACGGCGGCGAGCTGGCCCCGGATGTCCACTACCTGGGCCGCGCCGGCCTGCGCACGCTGGGCGGCCTGCGCGTGGCGTACCTGTCCGGCATCCACGCGCCGCGCTTCATCGACCAGCCGCTCAAGCGGCCCACGTCGCTGGATACCGCGAAGCAGGCCGGCTACTTCCGCACCGACGAGGTGGCGCGGGTGGCCGCGCTCCAGGACGTGGACCTGCTGCTCGTGCACGAGTGGCCCCGGGGCATCGTGCAGAAGGCCCGCGACGAACGGCTGGCCCCGGAGCGGCCGCTGCCCTCGCCGTGGATCGGCAACCCGGTGACGCGCCGGCTGGTGGACGGGCTGCACCCGCGCTGGGTGGCGTGTGGCCACTCGCACAAGCCCTTCGCCGTGTCGCTGGAGGCCCACGGGCGCCCGGCGTCGCGCGTGGTGTGCCTGGACCAGGCGGCGAAGCCCGACACCGCCGTCTTCTGGTGGGAGTTCGAGGGCCGCGAGGCCCGGCGCGCGGGCTGGGGCGTCAGCGGCGCCGTCGCGTGGCAGGTGGGCCAGCGCTGGGGCCTGCACACGCTGCCGCCGCTGACGGAGTCCGGGACCCCTGGCCCAGCGGGTTCGGCGGGCTCGGATGACGGGCCGGGCAACGCGCCGCCCAACGACGGCGCTACAGCTTGACGACGTCCACGCCCCGGCGCGGCAGCTCCACGCGGAACTCCGTGTAGGGGCCGGCGCCGGAGAGCACCTCCACGCCGCCCTGATGGGCCTGGATGATCTGCTGGACGATGTAGAGGCCCAGGCCCAGGCCCTCGCCCCGGCCCCGGTCCTGCTGGCCGCCATGGAACGGGTCGAAGAGGTAGGGCAGCAGGTGGGGCGGGATGACGCCCACGTTGGTGACGGTGAAGCGCAGGGCGTCCCCCTGGGTGCCGTCCACGCGGATGCGCACCGGCTCCACGGTGTCGCCGTGCTGGAGCGCGTTGCCAATCAGGTTGGAGGCCACCTGCGCCAGCCGGTCCGCGTCCCAGTCCCCCACGAGGTCGCCGTCCTGCTGCACCTCGATGGTGTGCTGGGGCCACGCCGTCTGGTGCTCCTGCACCATGCGCTGCACCAGCAGGCCGAAGTCCGTCTCACCCCGGCGCAGCGGGATGCCGCCCGCGAGCCGCGCGCGCGCCAGGTCCAGCACGTCTTCAATCATGCGGCCCATGCGCTTTCCGGCGGTGAGCATGCGGCCCGCCGTCTTGCGCACGGCGTCGTCCTCCGTGCGGCGCAGGAGCAGGTCCGCCGCGGTGAGCATGGCGGAGAGGGGGTTGCGCAGGTCGTGGCCCAGCACGGCGGTGAACATCTCGTTGAGGCGCAGGGTCTCCGCCAGCATGTCCAGCTGTTCGGCCAGCTGCTGCTTCTGCTGGTGCATGTGGAAGAAGACGTCCGCCTTGGTGCGCAGCACGTACGCGTCCAGCGGCTTGTAGAGGAAGTCCACCGCGCCCGCGTCGTAGCCCTTGAACATGCGGCGGGGGTCGCCCACGCCCGCGGTGACGAAGATGATGGGCACGTCGCGCGTGCGCTCCGAGCCCCGCATCAGCTCCGCCAGCTCGAAGCCGTCCATGTCCGGCATCTGCACGTCCACGAGCGCGAGCGCGAACTCGTGCTGGAGCAGCAGCTCCAGGGCGTGCGCGCCGGACGAGGCGCAGTACACCTCCACGTCGTCGCGCCGCAGCACGGCGGACAGCGCCAGGAGGTTCTCCTCCAGGTCATCGACGAGCAGGCACTTCACCCGGTAGGGCACGCCCTGGAACTCCTTTCGGGAGAGGCTCGAATCAGACAGCACCGCGACCTCCCCCTGCCCTCATCACGGCCGGCATCTGTTCACGAGGCAGCACCGTGTCCACCGGTCCCTGCGCGAGCGCCGCAGCCATGGTGGACACGAGCGCGGTGTCCGGCACCTGCACGCTCGTGATGCCGCCCACCGCGGCCCGTCCCAGCGCTCCCTCCGTGTCCACTTTCGAAAGGGGATGCCGCGCGGGCGCTCGCCCGTGTCGTGCCCGCCCGCCTGCCCGGCGTCCTAGAAGGCTCCGGAGACCCCCACCATCTGCCGGCCGAAGGAGGGATTGAGCGACAGGGTGGAGGCGCGGCCGGACGCGGAAGGGGCGTCGTGGGTGCGGCCGTGGAGGAGCAGCGGCACCGCCACGCCGAACGCGGAGCCGATGACGGCGCCGGTGAGCACGTCGGACAGGTAGTGCTTGTCCGCGCCCATGCGCAGCAGGCCCACGGACGCGGCCAGCGGCAGGCCCACGCCCCAGACGAGGGCCTGGTGCTTGTAGCCGCGCAGCGCGGCGACGGTGCCAGCGGAGACGGCCAGGGAGAAGGCCAGGTTGGTGTGCCCGCTGTAGAAGGACAGGTTGTTGTCGGTGGGGTGCGCGGTGAGGCCCTTGTCAGCGTCGGACAGGACGTGGACGAAGGGGCGCTCGCGGCCCACGGCGAACTTCACCGCCTGGTTGGCGACGGAGGCGAGGACGGCGGTCTCAATCATGATGGTGGCGTCCTGGGCGAAGTACTCGCCGGACGCGCCCGTCGCGTGGCCCGCGACGTACTGGGCGCCGAACAGGCCCAGGGGCAGGCCCGCGAACCCGATGATGTTGCTCCAGGTGTCCGCGCGCTTGCGGGACTCCGCGCTGCTGCCCGCGATGCCCCGGCCCCAGCGGTCCAGGCGGTTGAGCGTGTCGGTGCCATCCGGCGCGCGGTCGCACCAGCGGCACCGGGCCGGGGCGAGGTCGTCCTTGAACACGGTCTCGCTGGAGATCCACAGCGCGCCCGCGGCGCCGGTGAGGATGCCGTCCCGGGTCCAGTTGAAGCGCAGCGCGTGCGGCGTGTCGGAGGCCGGCTCCTGGGCGGAGGCACGTGACAGCGGCGCCAGCGTCAGGAGGAGGAGCCAGAGGGGGAGGAGGGTCCGGAAGGAGGCGGGCATATGGGCGCGCGGAGCATAGGGGCGCAGGGCCCCCTGGCGGCAATTCCGGCGCCTGTCTTCAGCGGCCTGCTCCTTCGACGGGGCGCGCCTGGAGCCCCTGGCCATGGGGGCACGCCCCGGGTCGCGCTCCGGCTCCGCGACGTCGGACTTCCCGGGTTCCGAAGGGCGGCAGGCGGGCGGACAACGGGCCAGGGTGTGGGAATGCGACGAAAGGAGCATGAAAAGGGCGCCCCTGGCCGTTCTAGAGTCCTCGCCCCGCATGTCCCGCCCTGGCCGCACACTCCACGTCTTTCCCGATGCCGCACGCCGTCAGGCCGCGCTGCGGGCGGAGCGGCGCGTGCGGGGCATCTCCCTGGGGGCCCGGCTGCTGACGTGGGACGACTTCGTCCACGCGCTGGGTGGGGCGCGGGAGCTCAACCGGCGCCCCTGTCCGGCGACGGCGGCCCGCGCGGTGGTGGCCGGGCTGGGCGGCGCGCTGGGCACGACGCCGTTCGGGGACTACGTGCGCGAGCCCGCGTTCGCCCGGGCCGCGGCGGACGTGCTGCTGGACCTGAAGGCGGGCCGCCTCTCCGCGCGTGAGTTGCAGGACGCCGCGGAGGTGCTGCCCCCGGAGCGGCGCACGCGCGTGCGCGTCCTGGCCCGGCTGTATCACCTGTATGAGCAGCGGATGGCGGAGCTGGGGCTCGCGGACCGCGAGGACGTGCTCCGGGGCGCCCGTGAGGCGCTGGACCGGGGCGCATGGCCGGCGGGCTGGGACGGGGTGACGGGCCTGGTGCTCCACGGCGTCTACGACGTGCGGCCCTCGAAGCTGGAGCTGCTGCTGGGGCTGGCGGCGGCGTGCGAGTCGCGCCGGGTGTCGCTGCGCGTGGAGACGCCGGTGGGTGGCTCGCCGGTGGCGGACGCGGCGCTGGCGGCGCTGTTCCGGGCCTTCGAGAACCGGGGCGAGTCGATGCCCCACGTGGACCTCTTCAAGGCGGACGTGACGTTCGAGGGCCGGCCCTTCACCGACCTGGGCCGGCACCTGTTCTCCCCCCGCTCCGCGCGCGACGTGCTGAAGGACGCGGTGGACGGGCTGTCGGTGTGGAACGCGACGTCCGCGCGCGAGGAGGCCCGCATCGTGGCCCGCGACGTGCGGCGGCTCATCGCGGCGGGCAGCGCGCCGTCCGACATCGCCATCGCGTACCGCGACCTGGGTCCGGAGGCGGGCTGGCTGGCGGAGGCGCTGGGGGAGCTGGGCGTGCCCGTGCGCCTGCCCTGGGGCGAACCGCTCGCGCTCGCGGGGCCGGTTCGGCTGGCGCTGGAGCTGCCGGTGCTGATCGAGGACGGCTTCCCGGCGGAGCGCGTGGCGGAGATCGTCGCCAGCCGCTACGTGCCCTCGCTGTCGCGCGGAGGGCCGGACGCGCCCGCGGCGCTCCTGGCGTTGGCGGCCGCGCGGGATGACCGGCTGGGCGCGACGCGGGGCAAGGGGGCCTACGACGTGCGGCTGGAGGACCTCGCGCGCCGGATGCAGGCCCAGGGCGGCCGGCACAAGGAGGACGCGGTCCGGGTGATGGCCGTGCGCGCGCTGCGCGACCGCGTGATGCGGCTCATCAACGAGTGTCGCCACATCCCGAAGGAGGGCACGGCCGCGGAGCTGGTCGCCGCGTGGTGGAAGGTCGTGGAGCGGCTGGGCCTGCTGGACTCGGCGGGCAAGCTGGAGCCGCGCGAAGAGGGCAGCCTGGGGGCGCGCATCGAGGACGCGAGGGCCCGGGACGACGCGGCGCTGGCGGCGTTCCGTCAGCGGATGGAGGCGCTGCTGCGCTCCCTGCGCGCGGTGGGCGGCGGCCCGGAGCTCACCCGGCGCATGCTGGGACGGTGGCTGGCGGATGCGCTGCGGGACGTGCACCTGCCCGCGCGGGGACCCACCACGGGCGCGGTGGAGGTCCTGGACCTGGGCGAGGTGCCGGGCCGCACCTTCCGCCACCTCTTCGTCGCGGGGCTCACGGAAGGACGGCTGCCCGGGCGCGACCCGCCGTCGCCATTGCTGGGAGACGCGGAGCGCGTGGCGCTCAACCAGCACCTGACCCGGGACGTGTTCCGGCTGACGGGCGGCGAGTTCGACGACCGCGCGCCCTGGCGCCTCACGGAGGACCGGCTGCTCTTCGCCAGCGCGCTCGCGGCGGCGGAGGCGTCGTTGAGCCTGTCGTTCGCGGTGAAGGCGGCGGGGGGCCAGGAGCAGGTGCCGTCCGCGTTCCTGGAGGAGGTGCGCCGGCTCACGGGTCACCACTGGCGCACGCGCACGCTGCCGCCGGTGCTGCCGCTGGACGAAGTGCTCACGCGCGCGGAGCTGCGGCGCACCGTGGCGCTGGAGGCCTTGGCGGGACAGTCCTACCCAGGCCTGCGCGTCACCGAACCGGATCCCGCGGGCACGGTCCTCAAGGAGCGCTTCGGGACGGAGGACTGGTTCCGGGGCGCCCGCGAGCTGGCCCACATGGAGGCCGCGCGTCTGCGCTTCTTCGGCAACGAGGAAGAGGCGCCGGGCGAGTTCACCGGCGGCGTGCAGGGGCCGGAGCTGGAGCAGAAGCTGCGGGAGACGTTCCACTTCGGCCTGGAGCGGCCGCTGTCCGCGAGCGCCCTGGCCCGCTTCGGCAACTGCGGCTTCCAGGGCTTCATCGCGTACGGGCTGAAGGTGGCGGAGCCCGTGGTGCCCGGCGAGGAGTTCGACGCCCGGGGACGCGGCACCTTCTGGCACCGCGTGATGGAGGAGGTGTTCAAGGCGCTCCGGGACGAGAAGCTCCTGGGGCAGGCGCCGGAGGACATCCCCAAGGAGGTGCTGGAGAAGGCCGTGAAGAAGGCCAGCCGGCACTTCGAGGAGCTGCACCACGTGGGGCACCGCGAGCTGTGGAAGCTCGCGGGAGAGAAGGCCCACGCGATGGTCCGGCGCATCCTCACGGATCAGGGGCGCGGGCTGCCGTTTGATCCGCTGAAGCCGGAGGGCTTCGAGCTGAAGTTCGGTCCCGCTGCGAAGGACCCTCGCTGGAGCGACGTGAAGCTCCTGGTGGCGAACGACGCCATCGTCTTCGAGGGGCAGATCGACCGGCTGGACACGGCCGGCGTGGAGGTGGGCGTCATCGACTACAAGACGGGCAAGTTGGACAAGCGCGCGCTGAAGGAGAACCTGCTGCGCTCGGACTTCCAGCTCCCGCTGTACCTCTACGCGGCGCGGGAGAGCGGCCACGTCGGCGCGCGCAACGCGGCGTGGTTCTCGCTGCGCACGGGCGCCAGCATCCACCTGTCGGACGTGATGCCGCCCGCGGAGCTGGAGGACCTGCTGTCCACCGACCCGGAGGTGCGCCAGCGGGTGGCGGACGCGCAGGGCCTCAACCTGCCCAACGCGGTGGAGATGCTGGTGACGCGCCTGCGCAAGGGGGACTTCCCGGCGCGGCCCAATGACTGTGGCCGCTGCGGCTACCGCGCGGTGTGCCGCATCACCGAGCGGCGCGTGATGGACGAGGGGAGCGGATGAGCGACACCGCGCCCCACATGCTCGCGCTGGAGAAGAACCTGGCCCTGATGGCCGGCGCCGGCGCGGGCAAGACGTACAGCCTGGTGACGATGACGCTGCACCTGTTCGCGGGCGCGCGCGAGGCGGTCCCCACGCCGCTGCTCGCGGGGGCGCGCGAGGCGGGATCCGCGCTGCGGCCGTCGCGGCTGGGCATGCTCACGTTCACGGACAAGGCCGCCGCGGAGATGCGCAGGCGGGTCCGTGAACGGCTGGACGCGCTGGCCCAGGGCGACGTGCCCCTGGACGCGGAGAAGGACCTGAGGGCGTCGCTCGCGAGGCTGGAGCGGCCGTTCCCCACGCAGGACGAATGGCGCAAGGTGCGCGAGGAGCTGGGCGCCGCGACGGTGGGTACCTTCCACTCGCTCTGCGGTCAGATCCTCCGTCGCGCGCCGCCCTCGGTGGGCATCGATCCCGCCTTCGAGGTGCTGGACGAGCTGGAGTCTTCGGGCCTGCTGGAGGACGTCACCGAGCGCGTGGTGCTGGACGCGCTGGAGGGTGGCGACGCGAAGGTGCGCGAGCTGTGCGCGGAGCTGGGCTTCTCCGGTTCAGGCTTCTCCGACGGGCTCGTGGCCGCGCTGATGGACGTCTACCGCACGCTGCGCGAGGAGGGCCTGAAGGCGGCGACGGCCCGCGTGGGCGACGGCGCGGCGGACAAGGTGCAGCTCGAAGGCCTCATCCAGGACTGTCGCCGGCTGTGCACGGAGGCCCGCGCCCAGGACGCCAAGGGCGAGTGGAGCCCCCTGCTGTCCGTGTGTGAGCGGGCGCTGGAGGGGATGACGCCGGACACCTTCCTCCAGACGGAGCGCTTCCCCGCGCTGAGGAACGCGCTGCTGTCGGAGCCGCGCAACCTGGCGCACCTGCGCAAGGGCGCGGGCGCGTGCCTCAAGGAGCTGCTCTGGAGGGTGAAGGGCAAGAGCGATGGCTCGGTGCGGAGGCTGGAGGATGCCTACGCCGCGTGGCGCACGGCCCCCTTCGAGGAGACCTTCCGCGACCTGCTGGGCCAACTGGAGGAGCGCCACGACGCGGAGCTGTCGCGGCGCAACGTGTTCGACTTCACGTCGCTGCTGGTGAAGGCGCGCGACCTGCTGCGCGACCATCCGGAGTTCCGCCAGCAGATTCAAGAGCGGTTGGGCGCGCTGCTGGTGGACGAGTTCCAGGACACCAACCGGTTGCAGTTGGAGCTGGTGCTGCTGTTGTCGGAGCGACGGGAGGGCGGCCCGCGCGAGCTGGCGCCGGGCGCGGACCTGGTGGCCGCGCTGCCGCTGGAGCCCGCGTTCCTGTGCGCGGTGGGTGATCGCAAGCAGTCCATCTACGAGTTCCGTGGCGCGGACGTGTCCGTGTTCACGGTGCTGGCGGACAAGATTGAAGCGGAGGGTGGGGCGCGCGGCTTCCTCCAGCACAACTACCGCTCGCTGCCGGGCGTCCTGTCCTTCTTCAACCGCGCGTTCGCCGGGCTGCTCGTGGCGAAAGAGGCGACGCCCCGTCCGTTCGAGGTCGTCTACGACGCGGCGACGGACGACCTGTCCCCCACGCGGCCGGAGCTGGCGGACGGGCCGGTGGTGGAGCGCCTGTCGCTGCCGGAGGCCGACACCGCCCCGGAGCTGCGCGAGCACGAAGCGGACGCGGTGGCCCGGCGCCTGCGGGTGATGCTCGCGCCCGGTGCGCCCGCGACGGTGATGGCGGAGGACCGCAAGGGCCTGCGTCCCGCGAGGGGCGGGGACGTGGCCATCCTCTTCCGGACCTTCACGCACCTGGAGGAGTACCGCACCGCGCTCATCCGTCACGGCGTGCCGCACCGGGTGCTGCGCGGGCGCGGCTTCTACGGGGCGCAGGAGGTGCGCGACCTCGCCTCGCTGCTGGCGCTGTTGTCGGACGCGGACGACGCGCTGGCCTTCGCCGCGGTGCTGCGCTCGCCGCTAGTGGGCCTGTCGGACGCCGCGCTGTTCCGGCTGGCGGGAGACCTGCCCCTGTCGCTCGGTTCACCGCGCCTGGTGGACGCGAACGTGCGCGCCGCGATGTCCGCGCGCGAGCAGACCCGGCTGGCGTGCTTCCTGGACCTCATCCCGGTGCTGCGGCGTGAGCGGGACCGCCTGGGCGTGCACGCGCTGCTGCACGCGGCCCTGGAGGCGACGGGCTACCGCGAGGCGTTGGCGGGCTCGCCGTACGCGGAGCAGGCGAGCGCCAACGTGGAGAAGCTGCTGTCCCTGGCGGCCAGGAGGGACGAGCGGGGGACGGGCAGCTGCGTGGCCTTCGCGCGCGAGCTGCGCCAGCTGGCGGACTCCGACCCCAACGAGGCGCAGGCGGACCTGCTGGACGAAGGCGACCCGCGCGCCGTGCAGTTGCTGACCATCCACCGCGCCAAGGGCCTGGAGTGGCCCGTGGTGGTGGTGCCCGGCATGGGAGGCCGCAGGCGCACCACGTCGGCCCGCGCCTACTTCGAACGCTCGTTCGGCCTGGCGCTGCGGCCCTGGATGCCGGACTCGCTGGACACCTTCACCTCCGAACGCTTCGAGGCGGTGCGCGCCGAACTCAAGGCCCGCGAGGACGCCGAATACCTGCGCCTGCTCTACGTGGCCCTCACCCGCGCCAAGGACCTGCTGGTGCTGTCGGGCGGCGAGGAGAAGCGCGCGGGCACCGATAGTTGGTGGCACCGCGTGGATCGGCGCCTGGACGCGGATCCGGAGCTGCGCGAGCTGGCGAAGGACGTGGACGTGGAGCAGTTGCCCCCGCCCGCGGATCCGGAGCCGCCCACCGAGGAGCAGACCCTCCAGGCACGGATCCGCGTCGAAGCCGCCCTGGCCCGCGTGGCCGAGGCCGGGGCCTCCGCGTTCGGGGAGGATGCCCTCCGGGCGGGGCGTGCCCAGGCCCCGCGCCCCGACGCCGACCTCGAAGAGGGGGACTCGGCATTCTCCGATGCGCCGGCCATCGCCTCCGTGCGCGCGTTGCAGGACTTCCTCTCGTGCCCGCGTCGCTATCATCACCTCCACCGGCTGGGGCTCGCCGTCGGCTCGGAGCCGTGGGAGGCGCCCGCGCGGTCATCCCCGCTGCTCGTGGAGTCGGAGGGCTGGCTGCCGGTGGAGCGTCCGGATCAACTCGTGACGCGGTTGTTACGGGAGGTGGACCTGTCGCTCGCGGGGCCGGACGCGGAGGGCTCCGAGCGCCGGGCGCACCTGGAGCAGTTGCTGCGCGGCGCGGGGCGGGATCCGGAGGAGGAGGACCTGGGCGCCGTGCTGACCACGGCGGAGCGCTTCCTGGGCACGGCCTTCGCGAAGCGGCTCGCCGCCTCGCCCGCGTCCAGCGTGCACCGGGGGCTCGACTTCGTGCTGGACCTGGAGGACGGGGCGGCGCTGGAGGGGGTGTTGGATCTGCTCTGGGAGTCCCCGGAGGGCGAGGCCGTGGCGGTGCTCCTGCGCCCGGGGGCCCGTCATCCGCTGGGCCCGGCCGCGTGCGCGCATGAGCTGGCGGCCCTGGCCCTGGCGGCGTCGCGGATGGTGCGCGACGGGGTGCCGGTGCGGGTGGGGGTGGCCTTCCTGGGTGAGGGCTCCCCGGAGCCGGAGTTCCTTGCGAGCGGTGCCGGGGATGAAGCGGCTGCGCGCCGGCTCGCCCTGGGGGTCCGGGCGCTTGTCCAGTCTGAATCGATGGGGGCGGGGGCGGGGTGGGACAAAGCGGCCTGCCAGGCCCTTCATTGCGGCTTCGCGGAACACTGTCACCCGGCCCCTCCCGCGTGCTAAGCGGCGGGCACCATGCCGAACGTCGTCGTCATCGGAGCGCAGTGGGGAGATGAGGGGAAGGGCAAGGTCGTTGACCTGCTCACCGAGCATGCCCAGGTGGTCGTCCGTTTCCAGGGCGGCAACAACGCGGGGCATACGCTGGTGGTGGGAGGCCAGAAGACCGTCCTTCACCTGATTCCCTCGGGCATCCTTCACCCGGGCAAGACGTGTGTCATTGGCAACGGGGTGGTGGTGGATCCCGCCGTCCTCGTCGGAGAGATTGACGCGCTCAAGGTGCGCGGCTTCCTCAAGGATGATGCGCAGCTGCTCATCTCCGACAACGCCCACGTCATCTTCCCGTGGCACAAGCTGCTGGACAGCTTCCGGGAGAAGGCCCGTGGCGGCAGCGCCATTGGCACCACGGGGCGCGGCATCGGTCCGTCCTACGAGGACAAGGTGGCGCGCCGGGGCATCCGCGTGCGCGACCTGCTCCACCCGGAGCGCCTGCGCCGCCGCATCGACGAGCGCCTCCCCTCCGCGCTGGACGAGCTCAAGGACCTCTGCGCCCAGGCGGGCGTGGACGTGCCCCGCCTGGAGACGCCGCAGATCCACGCGGAGTTCACCGCGCTGGGTGAGCGGCTGAAGCCCTACGTGCACGACGTGTCGCTCTTCCTCTCCGGGCAGGTGCGCCGGGGCGCCCGCATCCTCTTCGAGGGCGCGCAGGGCACACTGCTGGACGTGGACCACGGCACCTATCCGTTCGTGACCAGCTCCAACTGCGTGGCGGGCAACGCCGCGGTGGGCTCGGGCCTGGGGCCCACGGCCATCGACAAGGTGATGGGCATCAGCAAGGCCTACACCACGCGCGTGGGCGGCGGGCCGTTCCCCACGGAGCTGAGCGACGAGCTGGGCGACCGGCTGCGCAAGGTGGGCGACGAGTTCGGCGCCACCACCGGCCGTCCCCGCCGCTGCGGCTGGCTGGACGGCGTGGTGCTGCGCTACGCGGTGCGCGTCAACGGCCTGTGGGGCATCGCGCTCACCAAGCTGGACGTGCTGAGCGGCATCAAGACGCTCAACATCTGCACCGCGTACGAACTGGACGGCGAGCGCGTCACGGAGCTGCCCGGTGACTACGAGGACCTGGAGCGCGTGAAGCCCATCTACGAGTCGCTGCCCGGCTGGGACGAGAAGATCGCCGGCGTGCGCACCTTCGATGAGCTGCCGGAGGCCGCCAAGCGCTACGTGCGTCGCGTCGAAGAGGTCAGCGGCGTGGAAGTGGTGTGCGTCTCCGTCGGCGCGGATCGCGGCGAGACGGTGCTCTTGAAGAACCCCTTCCGCGGCTAGGAAGGGCGTGGACGCCCGGCGCCGCCGGGGATTGGCCTTGAGGGCCATCCCCGGAACGGGCATGCCGGGCCTGTCCCAGGCCGCACCCACCGCCGTCCCCGTGGAGGTCGCGTGCATCGCGCGCGGCCCGTGGACGCGGTGGTGGTGGCGCAATCCCCCGCGGGTCCCCAGGCCTTCCGGGTGCGTCCCAGCGCATGCATCGCCCCTTCGCGGAGGTCGGACGCACGGCGCGCACGGGGTGGGAATGCGGCTGGATGCGCAGGATGGGCGTGACCTGCGCTACGGTGTCGTCCCCCCTGCCTCGGGTAGGGTCTGGGGTGCCCCTCCTCTCTGCGATCGCAAGGTCGGCTGACGGACGGTGGGGCGCGACGGCAGGAATCCTCGCCCGCCGGGGGCGGGGACGGGAGAGGGACATGGTTCGCACGCGCAGGTTCCAGCTCGGTGTGTCGGCGGTGGTGTTGCTCGGCACGGCGTCGACGTCCGCCTGGGGGCAGGGGACGACCCCGGCGAAGGACGGTGTCACCCGGCCGGCAGCCCCGGTGGCGGGTGCCCCCGGGACGGCACCGGCCGCCGAGACGAAGACGCCGGCCCCATCGGGCGAAGCCTCCGCCACCCGTGCCCAGGGCGCGTCCGCCGAAGCGAAGGGCGCCGCCGCGCCTGCCCCGGGCGTCGCGCCCGCCCGGCACGCGGAGCCGGCGCTGGTGGATCCGCAGCGCACGTCGCAGGTGGTGCTTGCGGCCACGCGGATCCGGGATGGGGACGCGCTGATGCGCGAGCGTCGCTACCGTGAGGCGGCCTTCGC encodes:
- a CDS encoding metallophosphoesterase, with product MPQDSLLVAALGDIHGRFHRVEAWLDALEAARGRRVDLVLAVGDVEAFRHADDHRRKAAKRAMPAEFAEYADGLKRVKRPLYFIGGNNEDFEALHDLPDGGELAPDVHYLGRAGLRTLGGLRVAYLSGIHAPRFIDQPLKRPTSLDTAKQAGYFRTDEVARVAALQDVDLLLVHEWPRGIVQKARDERLAPERPLPSPWIGNPVTRRLVDGLHPRWVACGHSHKPFAVSLEAHGRPASRVVCLDQAAKPDTAVFWWEFEGREARRAGWGVSGAVAWQVGQRWGLHTLPPLTESGTPGPAGSAGSDDGPGNAPPNDGATA
- a CDS encoding hybrid sensor histidine kinase/response regulator, coding for MLSDSSLSRKEFQGVPYRVKCLLVDDLEENLLALSAVLRRDDVEVYCASSGAHALELLLQHEFALALVDVQMPDMDGFELAELMRGSERTRDVPIIFVTAGVGDPRRMFKGYDAGAVDFLYKPLDAYVLRTKADVFFHMHQQKQQLAEQLDMLAETLRLNEMFTAVLGHDLRNPLSAMLTAADLLLRRTEDDAVRKTAGRMLTAGKRMGRMIEDVLDLARARLAGGIPLRRGETDFGLLVQRMVQEHQTAWPQHTIEVQQDGDLVGDWDADRLAQVASNLIGNALQHGDTVEPVRIRVDGTQGDALRFTVTNVGVIPPHLLPYLFDPFHGGQQDRGRGEGLGLGLYIVQQIIQAHQGGVEVLSGAGPYTEFRVELPRRGVDVVKL
- a CDS encoding phosphatase PAP2 family protein, which translates into the protein MPASFRTLLPLWLLLLTLAPLSRASAQEPASDTPHALRFNWTRDGILTGAAGALWISSETVFKDDLAPARCRWCDRAPDGTDTLNRLDRWGRGIAGSSAESRKRADTWSNIIGFAGLPLGLFGAQYVAGHATGASGEYFAQDATIMIETAVLASVANQAVKFAVGRERPFVHVLSDADKGLTAHPTDNNLSFYSGHTNLAFSLAVSAGTVAALRGYKHQALVWGVGLPLAASVGLLRMGADKHYLSDVLTGAVIGSAFGVAVPLLLHGRTHDAPSASGRASTLSLNPSFGRQMVGVSGAF